The DNA segment CCCTATGCAATGTTTAACGGTACTAGCAATCAGGTATTTACGACAGCATTTTTGAATATGCTATTGACCTGGAATACTCAAGACCCTGTAAGTGCAAGAGAAATAGCCCGTAACAATGCCATTTATGCACGTCAAAACAATAGAAATCCTTACATTGACCATCCAGAATATGTGCAAGCCATTTGGAATCCAACAGCAGATTCTCAAGCGCCAACGGCTCCATCTTCTTTGGCGGTTACCGCAACAACTACAAGTTCAGTTTCATTAAGTTGGGCAGCTTCCACAGACAACATTGGAGTAACAGGATATAATGTATATATGAATGGTGTTCTTAAAACAACAGTAACCGGATTAACAGCAACAATCACTGGACTTACAGCTTCAACCACCTATTCTTTTTATGTCATTGCCAAAGATGCAGCCGGAAATTCTTCAGTGGCCAGTACTACTGTGAATGGCACTACGACTACTCCAACTTCCGATACACAAGCACCAACTGCTCCATCAAGTTTAGCAACGACTGGAACTACGACAAGCACCGTTGCATTAAGCTGGTTAGCTTCAACCGATAATGTTGGAGTTACAGGATATAACGTCTATATGAATGGTATTTTAAAAACAACAGTAACTGGGTTAACAACAACAATCACGGGACTTACGGCTTCAACCGCCTATTCCTTTTATGTCATTGCCAAAGATGCTGCAGGAAATTTATCTACAGCAAGTACTACCATAAATGCCACAACATCAGCAGCTGCCACTGCCACCGAATTATTATTTTCGGAATATATCGAAGGATTATCTAACAATAAAGCCTTGGAAATTGCCAATTTAACAGGAGCTGCCATTAACCTATCTGTTTACAGCATAAAGAAACAAACCAATGGAGCTGGAGCCTGGAGTACTGGTTTAAGTTTAACGGGAACTTTAAATAGCGGATCAAAATATGTAATCGTAAACAGTTTGATAGCATTAGCTTGCTATAACAAGGCTACTGCAAATATTTCGACTGCTGCTGGAGAATTAACCTTTAATGGAAATGATGCCGTGGGATTGTTTAAAAACGGAGTTCTTATTGACATCATTGGAACCTTTAATGGAGGTACGGCTGACTTCGCGGCTGACACAACTTTAAGAAGAAAAGCCACAGTAACTGCTCCAAGTACGACTTTCAATAAAACTACGCAATGGGATGTATTCACCGTCGATACTTGTAATAATTTAGGAAGTCGAATGGCAAACCTGGCGATACAAGAATATTCTAGTAACAGCAATAATTTCAGGATTTATCCAAATCCATCAAATGGAGACTTCAATATTATTTTTGATGATGCTAATGGAGCTCATTCTGTTGAAATATTCTCTTTATTGGGACAAAAGGTTTTTGAGAAAAAAAATTCACAAACTGCTTCGATATCGGTAACAAATCTTCAAAAAGGAACTTACTTAATTAAGGTCACAAAAGATTCCAAATCAACAACCAAGAAGATTATCATCAACTAAATCTAAAGCGGCAAATTTGCCGCTTTTTTTTTAAGTCTTAATTGCCTAAATTTGCACCGCAATACAACAAACTACACAACAATGATCCATTTCTTTGAAAACCAAAGCAAGACTATTTTTGCAGTTCAAACGCAAAGCGAAATTTCGACCGAAGACATTTCAAAACTCAACTGGCTTTTTGCCGATGCACATAAAATAGAAAAATCCGTATTGGCGGATTTTTTTGTTGGTCCTCGAGCCACGATGGTTACGCCCTGGAGCACTAACGCCGTGGAGATTACCCAAAATATGGGGATTTCCGGAATCATTCGAATTGAAGAATTCCACAAAGCTACCGACGAAACTTTCGATTTCGATCCGATGCTTTCGCAAAAATATACCGAGTTGAATCAAGATATTTTCACGATTCACATCCAACCCGAAGCCATTCTAAACATTGATGATATCGCCGCTTACAACAAATCAGAAGGTTTGTCATTGAGCGCCGAAGAAGTGGACTATTTGGATAATTTAGCCACTAAATTAGGACGAAAATTGACGGATTCCGAGATTTTTGCCTTCTCCCAAGCCAATTCAGAGCACTGTCGCCACAAGATTTTCAATGGAACTTTTGTCATTGACGGCGTTGAAAAAGAAACCTCTCTTTTCAAATTAATCAAGAAAACATCACAGGAAAACCCCAACGATATTGTTTCGGCTTACAAAGACAACGTGGCTTTTGTAAAAGGGCCAAGAGTGCAACAATTTGCACCCAAAACCGCCGACAAACCCGATTTTTACGAAATAAAAGAATTTGATTCGGTTATTTCTTTAAAAGCAGAAACACACAACTTTCCAACAACTGTAGAGCCTTTCAACGGAGCTGCCACAGGTTCTGGTGGAGAAATTCGCGACCGTTTGGCTGGTGGTCAAGGTTCGTTGCCAATGGCGGGAACAGCGGTTTATATGACTTCTTACTCTCGTTTAGAGCAAGACAGACCTTGGGAAGAGGCTGTTGCCGAAAGAAAATGGTTGTATCAAACACCAATCGACATCTTGATTAAAGCTTCGAATGGTGCTTCTGATTTTGGAAATAAATTTGGACAACCGTTGATTACTGGTTCGGTTTTGACTTTCGAACACGAAGAAACCATCCCTAACCCCTCCAAAGGAGGGGAATTAAAAACTCGCAAGTTGGGTTACGACAAAGTAATTATGCAAGCGGGTGGAATTGGTTACGGAAAACTGGATCAAGCGATTAAACACAAACCACAAGAAGGCGACAAAATCGTAATTCTTGGTGGTGAAAATTATAGAATTGGAATGGGTGGTGCTGCGGTTTCATCAGCAGATACTGGAGCGATGAGTTCTGGAATCGAGTTGAATGCCGTACAACGTTCGAACCCTGAAATGCAAAAACGTGCTGCCAATGCCATTCGTGGATTGGTAGAAAGCGATCACAATCCAATTGTTTCCATTCACGATCACGGTGCTGGAGGACATTTGAACTGTCTTTCGGAATTGGTGGAAGAAACTGGAGGATTGATCGATTTGGATAAATTGCCTGTGGGTGATCCTACCCTTTCGGCCAAAGAAATTATTGGTAACGAATCCCAAGAAAGAATGGGATTGGTTATTGGCAAAAAAGATATAGACATTTTGCAAAGAATTGCCGACCGTGAGCGTTCGCCAATGTACCAAGTGGGTGACGTTACAGCGGATCACCGTTTTACATTCGAGTCCAAAACTACTGGATTGAAACCAATGGATTATGCTTTGGAAGATTTCTTCGGAAGTTCTCCAAAAACGGTAATGACGGACAAAACCATCAATTACAATTATCCTGCATTGGAATATAGCGTAAAAAATATTTCTACTTATTTGGAGCAAGTTTTGCAACTGGAAGCTGTGGCTTGTAAAGACTGGTTGACCAACAAAGTCGATCGTTGCGTGGGTGGAAAAGTAGCCAAACAACAATGTGCCGGACCATTGCAATTACCATTGAACAATTGTGGTGTAGTTGCCTTGGATTATTTAGGAAAAGAAGGAATTGCCACCTCGATTGGGCACTCTCCTATCGCTTCCTTGATTGACCCGGTTGCAGGAACAAGAACGGCCATTGCCGAGTCTTTCTCGAATATCGTTTGGGCTCCAATAAAAGACGGAATGAAGGGAATTTCATTGTCTGCCAACTGGATGTGGGCTTGCAAGAACGAAGGAGAAGATGCTCGTTTGTACGCTGCCGTTGAAGCTTGTTCCGACTTTGCCATCGAATTGGGAATCAATATTCCAACCGGGAAAGATTCACTTTCGATGAAACAAAAATATCCAAATGACGAAGTGATTGCGCCGGGAACGGTAATTATTTCGGCTGGTGGAAATTGTACTGACATCAGAAAAGTGGTGGAGCCTGTTTTACAAAAAGACGGTGGTTCTATTTATTACATCAATTTGTCGCAAGACGACTTCAAATTGGGAGGTTCTTCATTGGCACAAACATTAAATAGTATTGGAAACGAAGCACCGACCATCAAAGACGCCGCTTTCTTCAAGAATGCCTTCAATACCTTGCAAGAATTGATTTTAAACAATCAAATCTTGGCAGGTCACGATATTGGAAGTGGTGGTTTGATTACCACTTTATTGGAAATGTGTTTTGCCGACGTAAATTTGGGAGCGAAAATTGACTTCTCCGTTTTTGAAGAGAAAGACATCATCAAATATTTATTTTCTGAAAACATTGGGGTTGTTTTCCAAGCCAATAACGATGCCTTGGTGGAAACCGTATTGAACAACAAAAGAGTTTCGTTCTACAAATTAGGAAGCGCAACAACCGAAGCTACTTTGGATTTTGGCCCATGCAAATTGGACATTGCCAAATACAGGGATATTTGGTTCAAAACCTCTTTCTTGTTGGATCAAAAACAATCCAAAAACGGAACCGCACAAGCCCGTTTCGACAATTATAAAAACCAAGCATTAAATTATACTTTCCCAGCCCATTTTACAGGAAAAGCCCCTGTTATTGACGACTCGAAACCACGACCAAAAGCAGCCATCATCCGTGAAAAAGGAAGTAATTCCGAGCGCGAAATGGCCAATGCGATGTACTTGGCTGGTTTTGACGTGAAAGACGTTCACATGACCGACTTGATTTCGGGACGTGAAAATCTGGAAGACATCCAATTCATTGGAGCGGTTGGAGGATTTTCGAATTCCGATGTTTTGGGTTCAGCCAAAGGTTGGGCCGGAGCGTTTTTATACAATGAAAAAGCCAAAACTGCTTTAGACAATTTCTTCAAAAGAGAAGATACCTTATCGGTTGGAATCTGTAACGGTTGTCAGTTGTTAATGGAATTGGAAAAAATAAATCCGGAACACGAAGTTCACGGAAAAATGTTGCACAATGACAGTCACAAACACGAAAGTATCTTTACATCGGTGACGATTCAGGAAAACAAATCGGTAATGTTGTCTACTTTGGCTGGAAGTACTTTGGGAGTTTGGGTTTCACACGGAGAAGGAAAATTCAATTTGCCAATGGGTGAAGAAAACTACAACATCGTTGGAAAATACGGTTACGATAGTTATCCAGCAAATCCAAATGGTTCTGACTTTAATACAGCAATGTTATGTGACACAACAGGTCGTCATTTGGTAATGATGCCACACATAGAGCGTTCCACTTTCCAATGGAACTGGGCTCATTATCCAAAAGACAGAAACGACGAAGTTTCGCCTTGGCACGAAGCTTTTGTGAATGCTAGATTGTGGATTGAAAAACAGTAAAAACACTAATTTTATAAAATAAAAAAAAGCGTACCGATACATCGGTACGCTTTTCTAGTTTAAAGGAGGTTCTGTATTAAAATCTATAACCTACCGTAGCTTGATACCACATATTTTTATAACGTGGTGTTGAAGAATTTCCGTCACCTTCATTGGTTTTAATATCCCAACCGGCTCTTAGACCAAATACCAGATTATCCACATTGATGTCCGCTCCACCGGTTAAGCCCATAATGTTTTTAGTGATGTCGTTATTATCAAATTCTTGTTGTTGGGTTGAACTAATGGTTCCGCCCGTAAATTCGTCTTTTTGTTTCAATAAATACGAAAATTGGGGTCCAAACAACAAGGTCAATTCTTTGGCAGGTTTCACTGCAAATAAAAGGGGCACATCAATAAAATTAGTTGTTCTGGTCATTTCATAAGAACTTCCAAAATAGGTTCCCGAGGATTTAAATCCTTTTTGTGAATATATGATTTCGGGTTGAATTCCAATGAACTTTCCGAATGGAATGGCAACAAATGCTCCAGCAGCAAATCCAAATTTGGAATCGGCAACAAAATCTTGGTTGTCAGAATCATACACATTGGAATAATTTGTACCCAATTTTAATCCAAAAGACAATTTTTCACGATTGTCGGTTGTAGATTGTGCATTAGAATTTGTTACTGCAATGGCAACGAAAGCGATCATTAAGATTACTTTTTTCATATTTTAAACATTTAGGGTTATATGCGCATTATTTAAGATGCTGCAAAGGTGATG comes from the Flavobacterium limnophilum genome and includes:
- a CDS encoding porin family protein; protein product: MKKVILMIAFVAIAVTNSNAQSTTDNREKLSFGLKLGTNYSNVYDSDNQDFVADSKFGFAAGAFVAIPFGKFIGIQPEIIYSQKGFKSSGTYFGSSYEMTRTTNFIDVPLLFAVKPAKELTLLFGPQFSYLLKQKDEFTGGTISSTQQQEFDNNDITKNIMGLTGGADINVDNLVFGLRAGWDIKTNEGDGNSSTPRYKNMWYQATVGYRF
- a CDS encoding endonuclease, giving the protein MKQKLLILALLFSCFSFAQIPAGYYNTATGTGYTLKTQLYNIIKGHTDKGYAGLWTTYSTSDRDNQYENDNTIIDMYSEKPSGADPYNFIYSTNQCGTYSVEGDCYNREHIIPQSVFNSTAPLVSDAHFITPTDGKVNGQRSNYPHGTVATATWTSLNGSKLGSSSVSGYTGTVFEPINEFKGDIARMYFYFATRYENTVAGYPYAMFNGTSNQVFTTAFLNMLLTWNTQDPVSAREIARNNAIYARQNNRNPYIDHPEYVQAIWNPTADSQAPTAPSSLAVTATTTSSVSLSWAASTDNIGVTGYNVYMNGVLKTTVTGLTATITGLTASTTYSFYVIAKDAAGNSSVASTTVNGTTTTPTSDTQAPTAPSSLATTGTTTSTVALSWLASTDNVGVTGYNVYMNGILKTTVTGLTTTITGLTASTAYSFYVIAKDAAGNLSTASTTINATTSAAATATELLFSEYIEGLSNNKALEIANLTGAAINLSVYSIKKQTNGAGAWSTGLSLTGTLNSGSKYVIVNSLIALACYNKATANISTAAGELTFNGNDAVGLFKNGVLIDIIGTFNGGTADFAADTTLRRKATVTAPSTTFNKTTQWDVFTVDTCNNLGSRMANLAIQEYSSNSNNFRIYPNPSNGDFNIIFDDANGAHSVEIFSLLGQKVFEKKNSQTASISVTNLQKGTYLIKVTKDSKSTTKKIIIN
- the purL gene encoding phosphoribosylformylglycinamidine synthase codes for the protein MIHFFENQSKTIFAVQTQSEISTEDISKLNWLFADAHKIEKSVLADFFVGPRATMVTPWSTNAVEITQNMGISGIIRIEEFHKATDETFDFDPMLSQKYTELNQDIFTIHIQPEAILNIDDIAAYNKSEGLSLSAEEVDYLDNLATKLGRKLTDSEIFAFSQANSEHCRHKIFNGTFVIDGVEKETSLFKLIKKTSQENPNDIVSAYKDNVAFVKGPRVQQFAPKTADKPDFYEIKEFDSVISLKAETHNFPTTVEPFNGAATGSGGEIRDRLAGGQGSLPMAGTAVYMTSYSRLEQDRPWEEAVAERKWLYQTPIDILIKASNGASDFGNKFGQPLITGSVLTFEHEETIPNPSKGGELKTRKLGYDKVIMQAGGIGYGKLDQAIKHKPQEGDKIVILGGENYRIGMGGAAVSSADTGAMSSGIELNAVQRSNPEMQKRAANAIRGLVESDHNPIVSIHDHGAGGHLNCLSELVEETGGLIDLDKLPVGDPTLSAKEIIGNESQERMGLVIGKKDIDILQRIADRERSPMYQVGDVTADHRFTFESKTTGLKPMDYALEDFFGSSPKTVMTDKTINYNYPALEYSVKNISTYLEQVLQLEAVACKDWLTNKVDRCVGGKVAKQQCAGPLQLPLNNCGVVALDYLGKEGIATSIGHSPIASLIDPVAGTRTAIAESFSNIVWAPIKDGMKGISLSANWMWACKNEGEDARLYAAVEACSDFAIELGINIPTGKDSLSMKQKYPNDEVIAPGTVIISAGGNCTDIRKVVEPVLQKDGGSIYYINLSQDDFKLGGSSLAQTLNSIGNEAPTIKDAAFFKNAFNTLQELILNNQILAGHDIGSGGLITTLLEMCFADVNLGAKIDFSVFEEKDIIKYLFSENIGVVFQANNDALVETVLNNKRVSFYKLGSATTEATLDFGPCKLDIAKYRDIWFKTSFLLDQKQSKNGTAQARFDNYKNQALNYTFPAHFTGKAPVIDDSKPRPKAAIIREKGSNSEREMANAMYLAGFDVKDVHMTDLISGRENLEDIQFIGAVGGFSNSDVLGSAKGWAGAFLYNEKAKTALDNFFKREDTLSVGICNGCQLLMELEKINPEHEVHGKMLHNDSHKHESIFTSVTIQENKSVMLSTLAGSTLGVWVSHGEGKFNLPMGEENYNIVGKYGYDSYPANPNGSDFNTAMLCDTTGRHLVMMPHIERSTFQWNWAHYPKDRNDEVSPWHEAFVNARLWIEKQ